Proteins from a single region of Numenius arquata chromosome Z, bNumArq3.hap1.1, whole genome shotgun sequence:
- the CER1 gene encoding cerberus produces MSLSLLQLLVLSCLGATEPLGDSLARKSRRPFQHPFYMDKNLLESQSFHELVGENPIGVEEIPGEPSFFVAIPQTASESEKQEKKKTSRFILPNAELHADPDLRIWAAPRETSPVANFSPSHYSSKKEAEPFHRKDAKKFWDHFMLKKNSASEVVVLPIKTNEMHQENCRTLPFSQGVTHEGCEKVMVQNNLCFGKCSSFHVPGPEDRLYTFCSHCLPSKFSMKRLDLNCTSSVPVVKEVMIVEECKCETQKIKDSIQIETGSLSSDLHANVHEHN; encoded by the exons ATGTCACTGTCTCTCCTTCAACTGTTAGTGCTCTCATGTCTTGGAGCCACAGAGCCACTGGGAGATTCACTGGCACGGAAAAGCAGAAGGCCATTTCAGCATCCTTTCTATATGGACAAAAATCTGCTTGAAAGTCAAAGTTTTCATGAGCTGGTAGGGGAAAACCCAATCGGTGTCGAGGAAATCCCAGGAGAACCAAGCTTTTTTGTAGCAATCCCACAGACAGCATCTGAAAGTgagaagcaagagaagaaaaaaacgtCCAGATTCATCCTTCCCAATGCAGAACTCCATGCAGACCCAGACCTGAGAATCTGGGCAGCACCCAGAGAGACCTCTCCTGTTGCAAACTTCTCTCCATCCCACTACTCCAGCAAGAAGGAGGCCGAACCTTTTCATAGAAAAGATGCTAAGAAATTTTGGGACCACttcatgttaaagaaaaattcaGCATCTGAAGTGGTTGTCTTGCCAATCAAGACCAATGAAATGCACCAAGAAAACTGCAGAACCCTGCCTTTTTCCCAG GGTGTTACTCATGAGGGCTGTGAGAAGGTGATGGTACAGAATAATCTGTGTTTTGGAAAATGTAGTTCCTTTCATGTTCCTGGTCCAGAAGATCGTCTTTATACCTTTTGTTCTCATTGCTTGCCCAGCAAGTTCTCCATGAAACGCCTAGATCTCAACTGCACCAGTTCTGTCCCAGTGGTCAAAGAAGTCATGATTGTGGAAGAGTGTAAATGTGAGACTCAAAAGATCAAAGACTCTATCCAGatagagactggatctctatcgTCAGACTTGCATGCAAATGTACATGAGCACAATTAA